aagtggtAGGTTGGAagtgttgattttttttcgcgACTAGCACAGTTAACGAAGGCGAAGCTGGAGGTGTCTCAAATGCACACAGTGGGGAGGACTTTACatggaaaaagaaaagagggTGTTTTCATCTCGAGGCATGTTTTGGTGAGAGGTTGAGTTtatgtttttttttgttggtggcgATCAATGGTGATCGAGGAAGTGTCCTGGGCATCTGGTTACTTTCAAGGTAGCGTCACTACTGAGATGGATGAGTGCACTGAATCGAATGATTCtgctcttcaaattgatgatGTTACATTTGTAACGTATACGATTGGTTCGACTACGTTATTTTAAACTGCTTTTTTCTCCGTTTCTTTTGACAATTGGTGGAGACTACGGAGAGTTCTTGAGGTTAGGCATTTTGCCGCGTATCTATTTTAAGCCCTCCGCTGGGTCCAGTGCATACGAAGCATACAGagcaaaaaaattagaatcaacttcaccttctaGCCAATAATTCAATgcattgctttttttttctccttctttttttccgtTAGTCTTCTGGACTCGATATGCTTTTTTACCTCCCTCTTGCACTGACGTCAATGctggtggctgcaaaatccagTGCGATGATGTAATAGGCAAGCAGAGGcttttgggtgcaaaaaataGAAATAAGAAAACAGTCAAAGTAGGCAAAACATTGTGTAAAGAAatttgaaatcatcatttGAGAAACCCGTTTTCAGATAACAGCGTTGGTTGTAGGGGCGATTTTAGCCCGAGTTGCATTAGGCGCCTTCCCGCCTTGTCCTGAAGCCTGCTCAAATCAGGCAATGGAAAACGACAAAGGAACTTGACATGGGCTTTGCGAAATAGTATAAGATGCTTTTAAGAGCGTTTTCCTTTTATAACGGTTTTTTCAACCTGCAATAGGGATCATGACCTGACTGACTCGATAGTTCAGATCTTGCTTTGTGATAGTCGAGTATTAATTCAACTAGTGACGGTCTCTGGTGCTATTTATATAAACGGTCACCAATTGTTTAAATCAGAGATCGAGGTGATAATTACGATACCTTACACTATCATACGACACCAAGAAGGTGCATGATATGCTGGTGTAGGATCGAAGTGTCACGAGAGTGAATTCTAAAAAATACAATACTTTGCACTACATTTCGCTTCGTAGAATCGTCTAGTTATGCAAGTGCTTAGCCAGAATTGCTAAACTCGTCCTAAATGCAATCGTCAGTCTCGGAGTCTCGTAAATGCCTCGTCCTTTTAGTGCTTCGTAGGTAAAACCTCAAGATTTAATGAAGcaaattttcaagaatAGCGGAATGCTCGGTAAGTAAAAACTCAAGCGTTAATGAAGCTTATCAAGAATAGCAGaatgctttcaagaatAGCAGAATGCTCAGTGAGTGGAAGTTCTCCTGAAAGAACACGTTTTTTAGATATTTTGAAGCAGACAGAGCCCATAAGTTTTTCATAagcctcctcctcatcgAAGCTCCATCAACCTCTTCATGTGCTTTTCGTTCCCCAAGGACTCCTTTtcagctttctttctcacGTCAAACAACGGCCAGaatttcaaattctcgtCTCCTGCTACTGTTGCTAGCGTGGTTCCGTCAGGGCTCATGCACCCGCTCAACACCCTCGAGTCATGGGCCAGAGAAATCTCTCCTGTTTTCTGAAGCGTAGGATaattgaaaagagaaatgcTGTTCAGCGGGTATCCGTGAGTGGCCACGATCTCGTACCCCGTCTTGCTTTCGTACCCCCAATTGAGGGAAGACACCTGGGACTCAGTCTCAATCAGATTCACTCTGGCCCCAGTCGAAGTGTTCCAGAAATGTATACATTTATCAGAAGTCCCTCCTCCTGTTGCTAGAAGAGAATTTTGGAAAGGACACCACGCCATTGCCTTGACGGCAGCTCTGTGGttggttttcttgaatATAGGCTCCAGCGTCAGCCTAGCATCCCACACAGCGACCAAATTGTCGTTAGCACCCGAGCAAAACTGCTGGGAGTCGCCTCTGTACTCTAATCCACAAATCTCTGCTGCATGAGTGTTCTCCAATTTGGAAACCAAGTGGTCGTTGACTCGAACGTCACTATGGTAAATGGTGCCTTCACGAGAGCCCAGAGCCAAAAGATGTGACAGCCAGCAATGGGCAGCGACCCTTGAACCTGTTCCGTGTGATAGAGTTCTCAACCTGGAGTTTGTCTCGATGTCCCAGATCTCGATGGTGCCGTCCTCCTTGCCCACAGATATGTATGAGCCATCTTCAGACCACCGCAAAGAAGTCACTAGCATGGCCTTGGGGAGCTCGCAAAGAAGCCCTACCAGCCCTGTAGAGGCGTTCCACACGTAGACAGTGTCTTCAAGGCCAATGGCTATGAGGTTGCTCAGCGCCCATGCAACTAGATTGAGGTAGAAGTCGTCTACGATGTTTGGAGCATCGAGCACTCTTTCTGGGGCGGTGGGGATCTTCTTCGCTC
This DNA window, taken from Candidozyma auris chromosome 7, complete sequence, encodes the following:
- a CDS encoding WD40 repeat domain-containing protein, translated to MADLKTPFHDSTASSFVLDNLRPSVSRKRSVEGPPSPPKRKLSHLEPPKTFNAIKRPQFPLKLQPALTSSVSSIADSRNPLLSPPKPAKLRRSTSLLTPAEASQTDRFIPSHRNSTSNKLTPQHESPHPNASPQTHIKAQTSKIYQHHVAEACGLDMNSRILCYRPAPPERSKPLSVFSVVAHGTTAQKLPSSLRPSLASARAKKIPTAPERVLDAPNIVDDFYLNLVAWASSNLIAIGLEDTVYVWNASTGSVGLLCELPKAMLVTSLRWSEDGSYISVGKEDGTIEIWDIETNSRLRTLSHGTGSRVAAHCWSSHLLASGSREGTIYHSDVRVNDHLVSKLENTHAAEICGLEYRGDSQQFCSGANDNLVAVWDARSTSEPIFKKTNHRAAVKAMAWCPFQNSLLATGGGTSDKCIHFWNTSTGARVNSIETESQVSSLNWGYESKTGYEIVATHGYPSNSISLFNYPTLQKTGEISSAHDSRVLSGCMSPDGTTLATVAGDENLKFWPLFDVRKKAEKESLGNEKHMKRLMELR